In Silene latifolia isolate original U9 population chromosome 6, ASM4854445v1, whole genome shotgun sequence, the genomic window CTCATCCTCTATCCAAACCCCATCATTGTTCTTCAGAGAAGAAATGCGATTTCTCCATCGTCGAACAAGTGTGCTAACGTGAAAGTAGGAAGTATTTCTGTCCCCGTCTCGAATAAACTCAACTCAAGATTTTTGATACCAAAGCAATTCTTCGCGTTCCAGAACCTCATCTAACTCGCGTCTGAGCTTTGCTTCGAGTTTAATAAGATTGTTCTCTCTTTTAATCGAAAGATGCTTTTGACAACCTTCAATTCGAGCCAGTAGTTCTCTTTTTTTGCGAAAAATGTTTCCAAAAACCTCTTGGTTCCAATTTTGAAGTTTATGAGATAAAGAGGATAGTTGATCAACTAGTGATGATCCGACAGTCCAACTTTCGTCAACAAATTCCGTAAACTTCTCATGAGTTAACCAAGCAGCTTGGAAGCGGAAAGGTTTCCGGACCGATTGTAATGGGGCGAACCCATTTGGTGAGATGAGCAGGGGACTATGGTCCGATTGGTAAGCAGGGAGATGCTTGACACTGGCGTTCTCAAACCGAGTACCCCATACACTATTACATAAAGCACGATCTAATCTCGCACTTTGTCTTGTTTCACAAGAATTGCCCCGAGCCCAAGTATGAGAAGGACCCGAAATTTCTAGTTCAATTAACTCACAATCTTCTATCCAATCATTGAAAAGAGCACATCGTCTTGCCATGTTATGATCTCTACCGTGTCTTTCTGTTAAAGACCTAGACTCATTAAAGTCTCCGGCTAACATCCAAGGATGATTATTAGATTTCGCATAAGTTTCTAGTTCAGACCACAATTCATGACGATTTTGCGGGTTAGGACTTGCATAAATAGTAGAGAAGAACCAAGGTAATTCTCCTTGACGGGATACTTCGACCGTAATAAATTGATCATGAGATTTAACAGGGACTACATTCACTATTTCCGGGCGCCAATATAACCAAATACCTCCACTAAAACCAACCGTGTCAACTCGGGAGTGTCCGTTATATCCTATTACTGAACGAATTTTCTTAGCATGATTGTCATCCATATGTGTTTCTACCAGAGCAAGGATAGATGGTTTATAAGTTTTAACTACTTCTTTTAGAGCGTTAATTTTAGTTTTACTTTTCGTCCCCTGGATGTTCCACACCATACAGGTGATAGGGGTTAAATTTGGCGACAAATGAGCAATTCTATCCGACATATGATAAGGTATGCAAGGTAAAGATGATAGATAAGCTCGACTTACTAGCGAGAGCATTTGATTAACATTCCATGGAATCGTCATCTCCACTTGGAGACTTACTGGCACATCTCTGAATAGTTGGAACGTGACATCCATGACTGGACTCTCCGGTACCATCACCCCCATAAAGGGTGCGGGCATCCCCGGCCATGCTCTTACGTTGCAGGCTTGAGCAGGGGGAATCATCTCGACTGTTGGTGGCTGTGGGAGGTATCGTAGTTGTGGCAATGATGGGTGAAAGATGGATATGTGAGGATTTGGAATTGGCAGCATCTTGAGAGTTGGGGGTGGTTCGCAAAATCGATGGACTTTTAGCGACAGTGATAATAGCACTTTTCTGAATGAGGGTGTTTGAATTAGTAATATCTTTTAAGATATTAGATGCACCAGTATTGGACTGCTTTGGAATATTGGGAGGGTTTTGGTTTGATTTTTTCTTAAAATATTTCGAGGTCTTATTATTGGAATATTTTTTAATATTAGAAGAAATATTTGGTTGATTGGCTGAGGATGTGAAAGTAATATTTCCATTCGGAATTTCAGGCaatatatgtggagtaattaccTCCTTCATATTTTGTGATTGATTTGATAATATTTGGAATATTGTACCAGAATTGTTAAATTGATTTTTTCCATAATTAAAGATATTGTTGGCTTGTGGATTTCTAATTACCGGCTGGACTTTCCTTCGAGGAGGTTTTTTGACGAACATCCATTCACCAAAGTTTGATTTCGTATCCTGCTGGACTGGTATTGAATTGGTATCAGACTCCTTCTCCATTAATATGCAATCTGTATCCTGACCAGACTGTGGGTTTGAATCAATTGGGGCTATCTTTGATGGGTCGAAAGAGCAGTCACTCACCAAATGGCCTAGTCGACCACACTTAAAACATATCATACGTAGACCTTCATACTGTATGTGGTAGATCTTCTTATTCAGACGAAATTTTGATAGTAACGGTTTTTCTAGATTGACTTCTATGCTCATACGAGTAAACTGACCTCGCTCTGCCATTTCTGTATTTTTGTCTATCCGTACAACCGTACCTATTCTTGAACCAATTTTAACAAGAAATTCTTTATTAAAATACTCAACTGGAAGTTTCGGAATACGAACCCATGCTGTCAGGTGTGTCAACTTGTCCTCCGTAGGCACGAAATTCGGAATCCATTTGCGTATAGTCAAGTAGTGATCGTCGATCATCCATGGTCCCTGTGTTAGAACATGCTCATGGTCATTCCTCGATGAGAAACGGGCGATGATCCATAAGAGTGAGTTTACCTTTAATAGCCCATTTTGCTTGTAATTTTCTCATTAGAGACAAGTAGCCGATCTGTTTATCATACATTTTGATGATTAGGGCATGTCTCCAAGGTTTTCTGAGCAGAGCCTTCTCATCCTTATTGAGACGAATCGTTGGACAGAATTCATCTTCCTGTTCTTCCTCCGAAAGAATGTCATCGTCTGAGTCAATCGCTAAATCCTCTAAATCATATATATCTTCCTCCTCAGTGCTGAAACTTAGGCCTTGTGCCATATCCTTATACGAGGTTCTCCTCTCATTGACAATGGTGGATTGCTCGTGTCTAAAAGTGTTAACCCCGACCCTGGTTGCTTCCTCTGTCCCTGCAGAAGGCACATCAGTCGCAAGAAATTCACTTACGTGCATCGTCTTGCGCTTAGTGCTCTTTGGCAAAGGGGGGAAGTTCGACGAGGGATCTGTCATTGAAGTATCATTGGATGAGGAGGGAGGTTGCCGTGGAGTAGTATCCGGCGGGAGACCTTCCGTTGAGGCTTGCATTCAAAAAAGAGAATTAgaatattttagagagagaatATTTTATTTTGGTGGATTTAGTTACGCCTTATGAACCAAAAGTATAATATCTATAGTTAGTCTACAAGTACTTGTGTAATTTCTATAAATTGGATCCTTTACCCAAACATTTGTTTAACATGCTGGCTTTTTTTTCCAAAAATAGTTACATCTGACCGTAAAATGATATCAAAATCTCCTTTttactagttttaatcccgtgcaaaaaaaatgcacgggttaATTCTTTGATTGTGACATACGAAATATGTTAATTAATACGGCAACTTTCATGTTCTAAATGAACATACTAAATAAGAAATGTTATTATAAAAGGACTTTCAATGCACAAATAAAAATCAATGAAACTCAAATTTGAAAACAGCTCTTCATAAATTACATTAATAAGTAGTTGTGTCTAACATACGTTTATCGCCATCGCATTAAATCTTTATAGCAATTGCTCATTCTACTACCATGATAGATAAATCAAACCTCCACA contains:
- the LOC141587559 gene encoding uncharacterized protein LOC141587559, producing MSDRIAHLSPNLTPITCMVWNIQGTKSKTKINALKEVVKTYKPSILALVETHMDDNHAKKIRSVIGYNGHSRVDTVGFSGGIWLYWRPEIVNVVPVKSHDQFITVEVSRQGELPWFFSTIYASPNPQNRHELWSELETYAKSNNHPWMLAGDFNESRSLTERHGRDHNMARRCALFNDWIEDCELIELEISGPSHTWARGNSCETRQSARLDRALCNSVWGTRFENASVKHLPAYQSDHSPLLISPNGFAPLQSVRKPFRFQAAWLTHEKFTEFVDESWTVGSSLVDQLSSLSHKLQNWNQEVFGNIFRKKRELLARIEGCQKHLSIKRENNLIKLEAKLRRELDEVLEREELLWYQKS